In Streptomyces sp. NBC_00306, a single genomic region encodes these proteins:
- a CDS encoding DUF5324 family protein encodes MTRMDSVRAATGTAKESVLHAADVVAPYAGTAKDQAALYAQEARVRLAPKVSKAAKKARAQYDTRVAPHVPPKVDDAAHRAAITARRAARQAADYTVPRVEHAVAAAQPVREEAAARSAAALAALRGQVTAKDIQKLVRKHERRSKAARLAKGLAIIGVLAGGAVAAWKWWDKQANPDWLVEPPAATELADRDPLTSVDGSPEALDPEVQAKQAEAEAADRDEGR; translated from the coding sequence GTGACCCGCATGGACAGCGTGCGCGCCGCGACCGGTACGGCGAAGGAAAGCGTGCTGCACGCCGCGGACGTGGTGGCGCCCTACGCCGGTACTGCCAAGGACCAGGCCGCGCTTTACGCGCAGGAAGCCCGCGTCCGGCTCGCGCCCAAGGTCTCCAAGGCCGCCAAGAAGGCCCGTGCTCAGTACGACACCCGTGTCGCACCGCATGTGCCGCCGAAGGTGGACGACGCCGCGCACCGGGCCGCGATCACGGCTCGCAGGGCAGCCCGTCAGGCGGCGGACTACACAGTTCCGCGCGTCGAACACGCCGTTGCCGCCGCTCAGCCCGTACGGGAAGAGGCTGCGGCTCGCTCCGCTGCCGCGCTGGCCGCTCTGCGCGGTCAGGTGACGGCGAAGGACATTCAGAAGTTGGTGAGGAAGCACGAGCGGCGCTCGAAGGCCGCGCGTCTTGCCAAGGGTCTCGCGATCATCGGTGTTCTGGCCGGCGGCGCTGTGGCCGCCTGGAAGTGGTGGGACAAGCAGGCCAACCCCGACTGGCTGGTCGAGCCGCCCGCTGCGACGGAACTCGCCGACCGCGATCCGCTGACGTCCGTCGACGGCAGTCCGGAAGCGCTCGATCCCGAGGTCCAGGCGAAGCAGGCCGAGGCGGAGGCTGCCGATCGCGACGAGGGCCGCTGA
- a CDS encoding DUF3566 domain-containing protein, with protein sequence MSGATGAGSAAAGAGANGARGPAADSQGGGTPADGRGMTVTDTRGPNAPYETYAGEQPAPQQPAQPYHPPQAYQSPQGGGGTQGGVRLPRTGARTTPRTRKARLRVAKADPWSVMKVSFLLSIALGICTVIASAVLWMVMDAMGVFSTVGGTISEATGSNESNGFDLQSFLSLPRVLIFTSVIAVIDVVLATALATLGAFIYNLSAGFVGGVELTLAEDE encoded by the coding sequence GTGAGTGGAGCCACGGGCGCCGGTTCGGCCGCTGCCGGAGCTGGAGCGAACGGTGCCCGTGGCCCTGCCGCGGACTCCCAAGGCGGGGGCACCCCCGCCGATGGCAGGGGGATGACGGTGACGGACACCCGGGGGCCCAATGCCCCGTACGAGACGTATGCGGGCGAGCAGCCGGCCCCTCAGCAGCCGGCACAGCCGTACCACCCGCCGCAGGCCTACCAGTCGCCCCAGGGCGGCGGCGGGACCCAGGGAGGCGTCCGCCTGCCGCGCACCGGGGCGCGGACGACTCCGCGCACCCGAAAGGCGCGGCTGCGTGTCGCCAAGGCCGACCCCTGGTCGGTGATGAAGGTCAGCTTCCTGCTCTCCATCGCGCTGGGCATCTGCACGGTGATCGCGTCCGCGGTGCTGTGGATGGTCATGGACGCGATGGGCGTCTTCTCGACGGTCGGCGGGACGATCAGCGAGGCCACCGGCTCGAACGAGAGCAACGGCTTCGACCTCCAGTCGTTCCTGTCGCTCCCGCGCGTCCTCATCTTCACCTCGGTCATCGCGGTGATCGATGTGGTGCTGGCCACAGCGCTGGCGACGCTCGGAGCCTTCATCTACAACCTCTCCGCGGGGTTTGTGGGCGGCGTCGAGCTCACGCTGGCGGAGGACGAGTAA
- a CDS encoding serine/threonine-protein kinase, which produces MGEVFAGRYELIDPIGRGGVGAVWRAWDHRRRRYVAAKVLQQSDAHTLLRFVREQALRIDHPHVLAPASWAADDDKVLFTMDLVSGGSLAHLIGDYGPLPPAFVCTLLDQLLAGLAAVHAEGVVHRDIKPANILLEATGTKRPHLRLSDFGISMRKGEPRLTETNHVVGTPGYFAPEQMLGAEPEFTADLFAVGLVALYLLQGQKPDSRALVEHFTHHGTPGAPAGIPEPLWQVLAGLLQPDPDTRFRTATGARKALTAAVEMLPDPGPDDEPVEVFDQLGPLPPGFGPCGPEQPSPQSAPAGYTAPVTEPTQPPAQPAHPPSHTGSFPVTPPPQQPPAVPPYVDHPAQPVTPPPVPATPQPAPTPARPTAHHASPLGHPTPEQPSHSGTAPTAPMRHESPLTRAYTAQSPQVPFPHTPIPGVGTQRTGPPPKVAVPMLIVALLCFAVGIWALTQA; this is translated from the coding sequence ATGGGTGAGGTCTTCGCTGGTCGGTACGAGCTGATCGACCCGATCGGGCGCGGTGGTGTCGGTGCGGTCTGGCGCGCCTGGGACCACCGGCGCCGTCGCTATGTGGCAGCGAAGGTGCTGCAGCAGAGCGACGCGCACACCCTGCTGCGCTTCGTCCGCGAGCAGGCGCTGCGGATCGATCACCCCCATGTCCTCGCTCCCGCGAGCTGGGCGGCGGACGACGACAAGGTCCTGTTCACCATGGATCTGGTGAGCGGCGGATCGCTGGCGCACCTCATCGGTGACTACGGCCCGCTGCCACCCGCCTTCGTGTGCACGCTTCTCGACCAGCTGCTGGCCGGACTGGCCGCGGTGCACGCGGAGGGGGTCGTGCACCGCGACATCAAGCCGGCGAACATTTTGCTGGAGGCGACCGGGACGAAGCGTCCGCATCTGCGTCTGTCGGACTTCGGTATCTCCATGCGCAAGGGCGAGCCCCGGCTGACGGAGACCAACCATGTGGTGGGCACGCCCGGTTACTTCGCTCCCGAGCAGATGCTGGGCGCGGAGCCGGAGTTCACCGCGGACCTCTTCGCGGTCGGCCTGGTCGCGCTCTATCTGCTCCAGGGGCAGAAGCCCGACTCCCGTGCGCTGGTGGAGCACTTCACGCACCACGGCACCCCGGGCGCTCCCGCGGGCATACCCGAGCCGCTGTGGCAGGTCCTGGCGGGTCTGCTGCAGCCGGACCCCGATACCCGCTTCCGTACGGCCACAGGGGCCCGCAAGGCGCTCACCGCGGCCGTCGAGATGCTTCCGGATCCCGGGCCCGACGACGAGCCGGTCGAGGTCTTCGACCAACTGGGGCCTCTTCCCCCCGGGTTCGGCCCCTGCGGCCCCGAGCAGCCGTCCCCCCAAAGCGCGCCGGCCGGGTACACGGCACCGGTCACCGAGCCGACGCAGCCCCCCGCACAGCCGGCCCATCCGCCGTCGCATACGGGCAGCTTCCCGGTCACTCCTCCACCCCAGCAGCCGCCCGCGGTGCCTCCGTACGTGGACCACCCCGCGCAGCCCGTCACTCCTCCCCCCGTGCCGGCGACCCCACAGCCGGCTCCGACGCCCGCTCGCCCCACTGCGCACCACGCCTCCCCTCTGGGCCACCCCACACCGGAGCAGCCCTCGCACTCCGGGACCGCTCCGACGGCCCCGATGCGGCACGAATCGCCTCTCACTCGTGCTTACACCGCTCAGAGCCCTCAGGTTCCGTTCCCGCATACGCCGATTCCGGGGGTGGGCACACAGCGAACGGGACCGCCCCCGAAGGTCGCGGTCCCGATGCTGATCGTCGCGCTGCTCTGTTTCGCCGTGGGCATCTGGGCGTTGACCCAGGCCTGA
- a CDS encoding amphi-Trp domain-containing protein translates to MTDLKFEQKRSLSRLEAADQLTALAAALRQGGDVSLELGSGTLSLKIPDDLRSEIEVEVGDGEIELEIEFTWPVSHEEAAPPAAGTGTAATARRRRSAPAKTARSSTGTSRSKSAKRSAAKAS, encoded by the coding sequence ATGACGGACCTGAAGTTCGAGCAGAAGCGCTCGCTGTCCCGCCTGGAGGCGGCCGATCAGCTGACGGCGCTCGCGGCGGCGCTGAGGCAGGGCGGCGATGTCTCTCTGGAGCTCGGGTCGGGGACTCTGAGCCTGAAAATTCCCGATGACCTTCGCAGCGAGATCGAGGTCGAGGTCGGTGACGGGGAGATCGAGCTGGAGATCGAGTTCACCTGGCCGGTCTCGCACGAGGAGGCCGCGCCCCCGGCGGCCGGGACGGGTACGGCGGCGACCGCCAGGAGGCGCAGGAGTGCGCCTGCCAAGACCGCGCGGAGCAGCACCGGCACCAGCAGGAGCAAGAGCGCCAAGCGGTCCGCCGCAAAGGCGTCCTGA
- a CDS encoding DLW-39 family protein gives MKKLLLVALAAIGGLLVYRQIQADRAEQDLWTEATDSVPAGSGV, from the coding sequence GTGAAGAAGCTTCTCCTGGTCGCACTGGCCGCCATCGGCGGGCTCCTCGTGTACCGCCAGATCCAGGCGGATCGCGCCGAGCAGGATCTGTGGACGGAGGCGACCGACTCCGTGCCCGCAGGTTCGGGTGTGTGA
- a CDS encoding helix-turn-helix domain-containing protein → MDAAQQETTARARELQRSWYGEPLGALFRRLIDDLGLNQARLAAVLGLSAPMLSQLMSGQRAKIGNPAVVQRVQALQELASLVADGSVSAVEATDRMEEIKKSQGGSVLTGTSQSTNSSGAPTVRRVVREIQSLLRSVAAAGDIIDAADSLASSHPELAEFLRVYGAGRTADAVAHYESHQN, encoded by the coding sequence ATGGACGCCGCTCAGCAGGAAACGACCGCAAGAGCCAGAGAGCTGCAGCGCAGCTGGTACGGGGAGCCGTTGGGGGCGCTCTTCCGCCGGCTGATCGACGACCTGGGTCTCAATCAGGCCCGGCTCGCAGCCGTGCTCGGACTGTCGGCTCCGATGCTGTCCCAGCTGATGAGCGGCCAGCGGGCCAAGATCGGCAATCCCGCGGTGGTCCAACGTGTGCAGGCTCTGCAGGAGTTGGCGAGTCTTGTCGCCGACGGCAGCGTCAGCGCGGTCGAAGCCACCGACCGGATGGAAGAGATCAAGAAGTCGCAGGGCGGATCCGTCCTCACCGGAACGAGCCAGAGCACGAACAGCTCCGGAGCTCCGACGGTGCGCCGGGTCGTCCGTGAGATCCAGTCGCTGCTGCGCTCCGTGGCCGCCGCCGGCGACATCATCGATGCCGCCGACTCCCTCGCCTCGAGCCACCCGGAGCTGGCAGAGTTCCTCCGGGTGTACGGCGCCGGACGCACCGCGGACGCCGTCGCCCACTACGAATCGCACCAGAACTGA
- a CDS encoding DUF6344 domain-containing protein codes for MAAIKVRNLWTAFFTALVALLASVGLTTVASAAQQSAVQTPERTDLPRQTRTEAVRGTVPAQSTRWSPTVRDRSLPPTIKQRISAEAHGSSPATRHLSAESDDAAIEPGSDALADRALTSA; via the coding sequence ATGGCCGCCATCAAGGTCAGGAATCTGTGGACCGCATTCTTCACCGCGCTCGTCGCGCTGCTTGCCTCGGTGGGTCTCACCACCGTCGCGTCGGCCGCGCAGCAGTCGGCCGTTCAGACGCCGGAGCGTACCGATCTGCCGCGTCAGACGCGTACGGAGGCCGTTCGAGGGACGGTGCCGGCGCAGAGTACGCGCTGGAGCCCGACCGTGCGCGACAGGTCACTGCCGCCCACGATCAAGCAGCGCATCAGCGCCGAGGCACACGGTTCGTCTCCCGCCACCCGGCACCTGTCCGCCGAGAGCGACGACGCCGCGATCGAGCCGGGCTCGGACGCACTCGCGGACCGCGCGCTCACCTCGGCATGA